The following are encoded together in the Brassica napus cultivar Da-Ae chromosome A9, Da-Ae, whole genome shotgun sequence genome:
- the LOC106419895 gene encoding F-box protein At1g10780: MRRSRFRFSYSNMDSLPDAILQYILSNLTEAKDVASCNCVSKRWKESTDSVKSIKFPRNSFENISDVTASDAIVLKMISSFHRLEELVLYSPFTSKGLASWLTHVCQSLRLLELRMDNLASEEALVEGPLKLDCIGVVKGLETLKLWGVLMMSPPKWDLFPNLRCLEIVGARMDDNALGSALRACPNLSSLLLLACEGVKSISISLPYLEHCKLDFYGQGNSLLSLTAPRIVSLDVQGCSWISVPETSFLKNLSIANVSGRVYMVQFRNLSSLEALSVRGVQWCWDALTTILEQARDVKHLFMKVEFTGNEALQPFPEIDFVEFFKNHPKLQKFDIHGAMFAALCQKNSLKKLETGFAIQCLEEVVITVRSPLNAEQKMNTLESLVRYAKGLKRMVIRVLRMKSNHSSADDFCDDICKFHHMNKHLVHIE, from the exons ATGCGACGCAGCAGATTCAGATTCTCATACT CCAACATGGACTCTCTCCCCGACGCCATCCTTCAATACATTCTCTCCAACCTCACCGAAGCCAAGGACGTGGCTTCCTGCAACTGCGTCTCCAAGCGATGGAAAGAGTCTACAGACTCCGTCAAGAGCATCAAGTTCCCAAGAAACTCATTCGAAAATATCTCCGACGTTACTGCTTCCGACGCCATTGTTCTCAAGATGATCTCTTCTTTCCACCGTCTCGAGGAGCTTGTCCTCTACAGCCCCTTCACCAGCAAAGGCCTAGCGTCTTGGCTGACCCACGTGTGCCAGTCTCTCAGGCTGTTGGAGCTGAGAATGGATAATCTCGCTAGCGAGGAGGCTCTCGTAGAGGGACCCTTGAAGCTTGATTGTATTGGCGTGGTTAAGGGTTTGGAGACTTTGAAGCTTTGGGGTGTTTTGATGATGAGTCCTCCTAAGTGGGATTTGTTTCCAAACCTTCGTTGTCTTGAGATTGTGGGAGCTAGAATGGATGATAATGCGTTGGGTAGTGCCTTGCGTGCTTGCCCGAATCTGAGTAGCTTGCTTCTACTAGCTTGTGAAGGAGTTAAATCTATATCGATCAGCCTGCCGTATTTGGAGCATTGTAAGCTGGATTTTTACGGACAAGGGAACTCGTTGCTCTCCCTCACAGCTCCGAGGATAGTGTCTCTTGATGTACAGGGATGTAGCTGGATCAGTGTCCCTGAAACCAGTTTCTTAAAGAACCTATCTATCGCCAATGTTTCTG GGAGAGTTTACATGGTACAATTCCGAAACCTTTCATCCCTTGAGGCCTTGTCAGTTCGAGGCGTGCAATGGTGTTGGGATGCACTAACCACGATTCTGGAGCAAGCAAGAGACGTGAAGCATCTCTTTATGAAGGTTGAATTCACAGGCAACGAGGCTCTTCAACCTTTCCCTGAGATTGATTTTGTTGAGTTCTTCAAGAACCATCCCAAGCTTCAGAAGTTCGATATCCATGGAGCAATGTTCGCTGCACTTTGCCAGAAAAACAGCCTAAAGAAG CTTGAGACAGGCTTTGCAATACAGTGTTTGGAGGAAGTTGTAATCACAGTGAGATCTCCATTGAACGCAGAACAGAAGATGAACACACTTGAATCACTTGTGCGGTACGCAAAAGGTTTGAAACGAATGGTGATAAGGGTTCTTAGGATGAAGAGCAACCACAGCAGTGCAGATGATTTCTGCGATGATATCTGCAAGTTCCACCACATGAATAAACATCTTGTTCACATTGAATGA
- the BNAA09G47760D gene encoding uncharacterized protein BNAA09G47760D: protein MAARDIFQLRFAAVAVSVAVLTFLVSSQVTEASRMMSLCSHTAYPSLCQPMIKRITNPRRATHKTIQALEAKTKLALADAARYKDGNQAIATCYAVFSDAVYNLANARKSIRKRDVMAMNTFLTAAVSDYGVCVEGFIDANQVNTVQNVAVDLRKISSNCLTLSTLVR from the coding sequence ATGGCGGCCCGTGACATCTTCCAGCTGCGTTTCGCGGCCGTCGCGGTATCCGTCGCCGTATTGACCTTCCTAGTCTCCAGCCAAGTCACAGAAGCGTCACGTATGATGAGCCTATGCTCTCACACCGCGTATCCATCTCTATGCCAACCTATGATTAAACGTATCACCAACCCAAGACGCGCCACGCACAAAACCATCCAGGCTTTGGAAGCAAAGACAAAACTGGCTTTAGCTGATGCGGCTAGGTACAAAGATGGTAACCAAGCCATCGCGACTTGTTACGCAGTGTTTAGCGATGCGGTTTATAATCTTGCGAACGCGAGGAAAAGTATAAGGAAACGTGATGTGATGGCGATGAACACGTTTTTGACAGCGGCTGTGTCTGATTACGGTGTATGTGTGGAAGGGTTCATTGACGCGAACCAAGTTAATACGGTTCAGAATGTAGCGGTTGACCTGAGAAAAATTAGCAGCAACTGCTTGACGTTGTCTACATTGGTTAGATGA